A stretch of Campylobacter gracilis DNA encodes these proteins:
- the napG gene encoding ferredoxin-type protein NapG codes for MDRREVLGILSLAAGIGVLGLGVANSGEHARLRPPGAISEKEFLSKCLRCGLCVEACPFDTLKLASFCDHAIANGTPFFIPREIPCYMCDDIPCVAACPSDALDKSLVSEDSKLNVRLSKMGVAVIDTEHCIAYAGIQCDACVRSCPVMDKALRIDYRHNNRTEKHALLVPVVDSDYCTGCGKCEHACVTKKAAISVVERERVIGISSDNYVKGWIKGDDAKLKDADTKIKLDSQKSKDYLNEDDLMEGARQ; via the coding sequence ATGGATAGGCGTGAGGTCTTAGGTATTCTTTCTTTAGCTGCGGGCATAGGCGTTCTGGGGCTAGGAGTCGCAAACTCCGGCGAGCATGCTAGACTCCGCCCGCCCGGAGCTATAAGCGAGAAAGAATTTCTTAGCAAATGCCTAAGGTGCGGACTTTGTGTCGAGGCATGCCCCTTTGATACGCTTAAGCTCGCGAGCTTTTGCGATCACGCTATTGCAAACGGCACGCCGTTTTTTATCCCGCGCGAAATTCCATGCTATATGTGCGACGACATACCTTGCGTCGCGGCCTGTCCTAGCGACGCACTAGATAAAAGCCTGGTAAGCGAAGACTCCAAGCTTAATGTGCGTCTATCCAAAATGGGCGTTGCGGTCATAGATACCGAGCATTGCATCGCTTATGCCGGTATTCAATGCGACGCGTGCGTGCGAAGCTGCCCCGTAATGGACAAGGCGCTCAGGATCGATTACCGTCACAACAACCGCACCGAAAAGCACGCCCTACTCGTGCCCGTCGTAGATAGCGACTACTGCACGGGTTGCGGCAAGTGCGAGCATGCCTGCGTCACAAAAAAGGCGGCTATCAGCGTCGTGGAACGCGAGCGCGTCATAGGAATTTCCAGCGATAACTACGTCAAAGGCTGGATCAAGGGCGACGACGCGAAGCTCAAGGACGCAGACACCAAAATCAAGCTCGATTCGCAAAAGAGCAAGGACTACTTAAACGAGGACGATCTAATGGAAGGGGCTAGGCAATGA
- the napH gene encoding quinol dehydrogenase ferredoxin subunit NapH, with translation MKYTILRRLSQISILVLFILGNNFDFKAASENGILSGILKGNLSSSKLLGTINLSDPFATAQMLLASFSLGATAVIGAVIVGAFYALIAPRAYCSWVCPINLLTDLAAWLRKRLAITTRIVSVNRKARYVLAALALICSGAFGFAAFESVSFISLFARAVISLSASAFAIALLIVVFEIFAGDRTICSRLCPLGGFWAVLSYFSIIRVRHEIDKCTMCGKCKMVCPEVQVLKMVGRENGRVSSECISCGRCIDVCDDDALNFSILGVKK, from the coding sequence ATGAAATATACTATTTTAAGGCGTTTAAGCCAAATTTCTATTCTAGTCCTTTTTATTTTAGGAAATAATTTCGACTTCAAAGCCGCGAGCGAAAACGGAATTTTATCCGGAATTTTAAAGGGCAATCTAAGCTCGTCGAAACTTTTGGGCACGATTAATCTAAGCGATCCGTTTGCGACGGCGCAGATGCTGCTAGCTAGCTTTTCTTTGGGCGCTACGGCGGTTATCGGAGCGGTTATCGTAGGCGCATTTTATGCGCTCATAGCGCCGCGAGCATATTGCTCATGGGTCTGCCCGATAAATTTACTGACCGATCTTGCCGCCTGGCTTCGTAAAAGACTTGCCATAACGACTAGGATCGTTAGCGTAAACCGCAAGGCTCGCTACGTTCTAGCGGCACTGGCGCTCATTTGCAGCGGAGCTTTCGGCTTTGCGGCGTTTGAGAGCGTAAGCTTTATCTCGCTTTTCGCGCGCGCTGTCATATCGCTGAGTGCGAGTGCGTTTGCAATCGCGCTGCTGATCGTAGTTTTTGAAATTTTCGCAGGCGATCGCACGATCTGTTCGCGGCTATGCCCGCTCGGCGGATTTTGGGCGGTGCTTAGCTATTTTAGCATCATTCGCGTTCGCCACGAGATTGATAAATGCACGATGTGCGGCAAATGCAAAATGGTCTGCCCCGAAGTTCAGGTGCTTAAGATGGTTGGGCGCGAAAACGGGCGCGTTAGCAGCGAGTGCATCAGCTGCGGGCGCTGCATCGACGTATGCGACGACGATGCGTTAAATTTTAGTATATTAGGAGTAAAAAAATGA
- a CDS encoding nitrate reductase cytochrome c-type subunit translates to MKKMVLGLALACCAALFAADKTASIDADSLGFIKSVDESAQNKNSLPDFKYSEDAPGAASKIERSFENAPPLIPHSLEGLVPITKDNNMCITCHMPDVAKDVGSTPIPKSHLVDFRTGADLNGTLAEQRFNCTQCHVPQAQTNPLVKNNFKADFSRFSDANSTSNLIDTLNQGAEVE, encoded by the coding sequence ATGAAAAAAATGGTTTTAGGCTTGGCTCTTGCATGCTGTGCGGCGCTATTTGCCGCGGACAAGACGGCTTCTATAGACGCCGACAGCTTGGGCTTTATAAAAAGCGTGGACGAATCGGCGCAAAATAAAAATTCCCTGCCCGATTTCAAATATAGCGAGGACGCTCCGGGCGCCGCTTCGAAAATCGAGCGCAGCTTCGAAAACGCTCCGCCGCTCATACCGCACAGCCTAGAGGGGCTTGTACCGATCACAAAGGATAACAATATGTGCATAACCTGCCATATGCCCGATGTCGCTAAGGATGTAGGTTCTACGCCGATCCCAAAAAGCCACTTGGTGGACTTTCGCACAGGCGCGGATCTAAACGGCACGCTAGCCGAGCAGCGCTTCAACTGCACGCAATGCCATGTACCGCAAGCCCAAACCAATCCGCTAGTGAAAAATAATTTTAAGGCTGATTTTAGCAGGTTTAGCGACGCAAATTCCACTTCTAATCTCATAGATACGCTAAATCAAGGCGCCGAGGTTGAGTAG
- a CDS encoding WD40 repeat domain-containing protein, protein MKFLPPLLLCACFIYAGNGVAAPSGAVGIDAPAKIKHARFILELDANVAVLKNLDGEIYAGLDNGKLYKITINSAENSARNSATGQNFADQNSDAAQNFNAKASVNSTGNSTANSAAVNSLANSAKQNSAENSTTLNSASNFASGAISKTLIFALPSSKNYLDEPMGATIFDVDKLGEKYAFLYNGDAFEKMLGIFAGGKITHYKLPMTGIKNVYFYDENTVILLGLGSEILYFDLPSGKVSFEQKLTIASLGGSAYDRASGTLLISCEGGIVFYFDAKAKKLMSQKSLHKDGIYSVALLGDRMMSGSNDKERSCYYENGDFAKFYNARFAVFAVALSPELGAFTVGNGVRVIDKAGEIVRSIELDNDIINYLLFEGDYLVGSGYNRYIYFWELK, encoded by the coding sequence ATGAAATTTTTACCACCGCTGCTACTTTGCGCCTGCTTCATCTATGCCGGCAACGGCGTCGCGGCACCTAGCGGTGCTGTGGGCATAGATGCGCCTGCAAAGATCAAACACGCTAGATTCATACTAGAGCTTGACGCAAATGTCGCGGTGCTAAAAAATCTAGACGGCGAAATTTACGCAGGGCTTGACAACGGCAAGCTCTATAAAATCACCATTAACTCCGCGGAGAATTCCGCGCGAAATTCTGCAACCGGTCAAAATTTTGCAGATCAAAATTCCGATGCGGCGCAGAATTTCAATGCTAAAGCAAGCGTAAATTCCACGGGAAATTCCACCGCAAATTCCGCTGCCGTAAATTCTTTAGCAAATTCCGCGAAGCAAAATTCTGCCGAAAATTCTACGACATTAAATTCTGCCTCTAATTTCGCCTCGGGCGCAATATCCAAGACGCTAATTTTCGCCCTGCCCTCGTCCAAAAATTACCTAGACGAGCCGATGGGCGCTACCATATTCGACGTCGATAAACTAGGCGAAAAATACGCATTTTTATATAACGGCGACGCGTTTGAAAAGATGCTGGGCATATTTGCGGGCGGCAAGATCACGCATTATAAGCTACCGATGACGGGGATTAAAAATGTCTATTTCTACGACGAAAATACCGTGATTTTGCTAGGTCTTGGTAGCGAAATTTTATACTTCGACCTACCTAGCGGCAAGGTAAGCTTCGAGCAAAAGCTTACCATCGCATCTTTGGGCGGCAGCGCTTACGACCGCGCTAGCGGGACGCTGCTAATCTCGTGCGAGGGCGGCATCGTGTTTTATTTCGACGCGAAAGCGAAAAAACTTATGAGCCAAAAGTCCTTGCACAAGGACGGGATCTACTCCGTGGCGCTACTTGGCGATCGTATGATGAGCGGCTCGAACGATAAAGAAAGATCGTGCTACTACGAAAACGGCGATTTCGCTAAATTTTATAACGCCCGTTTTGCAGTTTTTGCCGTGGCGCTAAGCCCCGAGCTGGGCGCTTTTACCGTTGGTAACGGCGTGCGCGTAATCGATAAAGCAGGCGAGATCGTCCGCAGCATCGAGCTAGATAACGATATCATCAACTATCTGCTTTTCGAAGGAGATTATCTCGTGGGCTCGGGGTACAATAGATATATCTACTTTTGGGAGCTAAAATGA
- a CDS encoding chaperone NapD, translating into MNISSVVIYLDANTDVAAFRKQLQSIDGCEFVACEDGKAVATISAESFEDEIAAFRAIEAIEGVSEAMMIYSYSDLDADIAAANSDNGEQIMRELDKKDLSQIKYGGKVRV; encoded by the coding sequence ATGAATATTTCAAGCGTCGTGATCTATCTGGACGCAAATACCGACGTAGCGGCGTTTCGCAAGCAGCTGCAAAGTATCGACGGCTGCGAGTTTGTAGCATGTGAGGACGGCAAGGCAGTAGCCACGATTAGCGCGGAGAGCTTCGAGGACGAGATCGCCGCATTTCGCGCGATAGAAGCCATAGAAGGCGTAAGCGAGGCGATGATGATCTACTCATACTCCGATCTGGACGCAGATATCGCCGCGGCAAACTCCGATAACGGCGAGCAGATAATGCGAGAGCTGGACAAAAAAGACCTGAGCCAGATCAAATACGGCGGCAAGGTACGGGTCTAA
- a CDS encoding AI-2E family transporter: protein MPTPKDNAASRNENLAENVAQNNAENNAKSEARNFIENQTVNNEEGKIEAAAEKRAKIGAENKSKNRVKTDKASSAGAAAFSDAAEANETFSANASALGAAAASGAAAGVKAGLAKASGRAKTNKIFFIGATLLMFCCVIYLFSPFLMVIVIGVLMAVATSGLHAKVTKLCRGRRTLASVLSLFLLCALFFVPFIYAVIEIAKNAASFDMARLNDALSYVQSLDIRLPGPFEKFNTQFRSFLANLDVAGVAKQIISYLSVVGKSSAKFIVDMVLIIVFCFFAYLYGESFKRFFKKILPVEPAQIDYIFSETANTMSVVFYSTIFNAVLQGFLFSIIAGIFGFDALLMGVLFAFCSLIPAVGGALIYVPTALYVLAGGSTSGAIVIMAYCVILISTLADSFVKPLVIKFINSRLVENPANINEMLIFFSMLSGISTFGFWGVILGPAILTLFIAVLNLYDYLKKIEFE, encoded by the coding sequence TTGCCGACGCCAAAAGACAACGCCGCAAGCCGCAACGAAAATCTGGCTGAAAACGTGGCTCAAAACAACGCCGAGAATAACGCCAAAAGTGAGGCTCGAAATTTCATCGAAAATCAGACCGTAAATAATGAGGAGGGCAAAATCGAAGCCGCCGCCGAAAAAAGAGCTAAAATCGGCGCCGAAAATAAAAGCAAAAACCGGGTCAAAACCGACAAAGCTTCATCTGCCGGTGCGGCTGCATTTAGCGACGCTGCCGAAGCCAACGAAACCTTCTCGGCTAATGCTTCCGCGCTAGGCGCCGCTGCCGCTTCAGGAGCTGCTGCGGGTGTGAAAGCAGGTCTTGCCAAGGCTAGCGGGCGCGCGAAAACGAACAAGATATTTTTTATCGGCGCAACCTTGCTGATGTTTTGCTGTGTGATCTATCTGTTCTCGCCATTTTTGATGGTGATCGTAATCGGCGTGCTGATGGCGGTAGCGACCTCGGGTCTGCACGCTAAAGTAACCAAGCTGTGCCGCGGCAGGCGCACGCTAGCCTCGGTGCTTAGCCTGTTTTTACTCTGCGCGCTTTTTTTCGTACCATTCATCTATGCAGTGATCGAGATCGCCAAAAACGCCGCGAGCTTCGATATGGCGCGCCTAAACGACGCGCTTAGCTACGTTCAGAGCCTAGACATCAGGCTGCCCGGGCCTTTTGAAAAATTTAATACGCAGTTTCGCTCGTTTTTGGCAAACCTAGACGTCGCGGGCGTGGCGAAGCAGATCATCTCCTACCTCTCGGTCGTCGGGAAATCCAGCGCGAAATTTATCGTCGATATGGTGCTCATCATCGTGTTTTGCTTTTTTGCATACCTCTACGGCGAGAGCTTCAAGCGCTTTTTCAAAAAAATTCTACCCGTCGAGCCCGCGCAGATCGATTATATCTTTTCCGAGACGGCAAATACGATGAGCGTCGTGTTTTATTCGACCATCTTCAACGCCGTATTGCAGGGCTTTTTGTTTTCGATCATCGCGGGGATCTTCGGCTTTGACGCGCTACTGATGGGGGTGCTTTTTGCCTTCTGCTCGCTCATCCCCGCAGTCGGCGGCGCGCTCATCTATGTACCCACTGCGCTATACGTGCTAGCGGGGGGCAGCACCTCGGGCGCGATCGTGATAATGGCGTATTGCGTGATACTAATTTCGACGCTCGCGGACAGCTTCGTAAAGCCGCTCGTGATAAAATTTATCAACTCGCGCTTAGTAGAAAACCCCGCAAACATCAACGAGATGCTGATCTTCTTCTCGATGCTTTCGGGCATCAGCACGTTTGGGTTCTGGGGCGTGATTTTGGGGCCCGCGATTTTAACGCTATTTATCGCGGTGCTAAATTTATACGATTATCTAAAAAAGATAGAATTCGAGTAA
- a CDS encoding dihydrofolate reductase family protein, whose amino-acid sequence MCSYAAFEPCAHRGRTPSCAELLAQLGLSRVVIGTRDTNAQAAGGAEILLCGGIEVKFDVCHAAAEELAEPFYLAREGGFCFIKINVALNGAVHGRIGSEKQRAFVHELRGVCDYVGVGGQTVRADRPNWMLQPNFGDKSSTNHIKE is encoded by the coding sequence GTGTGCTCCTATGCCGCATTCGAGCCCTGCGCGCATCGCGGCAGGACCCCGTCTTGCGCCGAGCTTTTGGCACAGCTCGGACTATCTCGCGTGGTAATTGGTACGCGCGATACGAACGCGCAGGCTGCGGGCGGCGCGGAAATTTTACTCTGCGGGGGCATAGAGGTGAAATTTGACGTTTGCCATGCCGCGGCGGAGGAGCTTGCGGAGCCGTTTTATCTGGCGCGCGAGGGCGGATTTTGCTTCATTAAAATCAATGTCGCGCTAAATGGCGCGGTGCATGGGCGGATCGGCAGCGAGAAGCAGCGCGCGTTCGTGCACGAGCTGCGTGGCGTGTGCGACTACGTAGGCGTGGGCGGACAGACCGTGCGCGCCGACAGACCGAATTGGATGCTCCAGCCGAACTTTGGCGACAAGTCGTCGACCAATCACATAAAAGAGTAA
- the ruvB gene encoding Holliday junction branch migration DNA helicase RuvB codes for MDRIVEIEKMQLDESVESSLRPSSFEDYVGQEKIKSNLAIAIAAAKKRADVLDHVLFYGPPGLGKTTLAHIIAAQMGAAIKVTAAPMIEKAGDLAAILTNLQSGDVLFIDEIHRLSPAIEEVLYSAMEDFRLDIIIGSGPAAQTIKIDIPHFTLIGATTRAGMISAPLRDRFGMQFRLQFYTHAELARIVQIASVKLGKESAADASAEIARRSRGTPRIALRLLRRIRDFAEVRDEGAISHDRAREGLEALGVDEQGFDEMDIKYLEILFDAKHRALGLSTIAAALSEDEGTIEDVIEPYLLANGYIEKTAKGRIATDKAREALGRVLKTAERNLFEE; via the coding sequence ATGGATAGAATTGTAGAGATCGAAAAAATGCAGCTTGATGAAAGCGTGGAGAGCTCGCTGCGCCCGTCGAGCTTCGAGGATTACGTGGGTCAGGAGAAGATCAAATCAAACCTAGCTATCGCGATCGCCGCGGCAAAAAAGCGCGCCGACGTGCTCGATCACGTGCTTTTCTACGGGCCGCCGGGGCTTGGCAAAACCACGCTAGCGCACATCATCGCCGCTCAAATGGGCGCCGCCATCAAGGTCACCGCCGCGCCGATGATCGAAAAGGCGGGCGATCTGGCGGCGATTTTAACGAACCTGCAAAGCGGCGACGTGCTTTTCATCGACGAGATCCACCGCCTAAGCCCCGCGATCGAGGAGGTGCTGTATTCGGCGATGGAGGACTTCCGCCTCGACATCATCATCGGCTCGGGCCCCGCCGCGCAGACCATCAAGATCGACATTCCGCACTTCACGCTCATCGGCGCCACGACGCGCGCGGGCATGATCTCGGCGCCGCTGCGGGATCGCTTCGGCATGCAGTTTCGCTTGCAGTTTTACACGCACGCCGAGCTTGCGCGGATAGTGCAGATCGCTTCGGTTAAGCTCGGCAAGGAGAGCGCAGCCGACGCCAGCGCCGAGATCGCGCGTCGCTCCCGCGGTACTCCGCGTATTGCGCTACGGCTACTGCGCCGCATACGCGATTTTGCCGAGGTGCGCGATGAGGGCGCTATCTCGCACGATCGCGCGCGCGAAGGGCTTGAAGCGCTGGGCGTGGACGAGCAGGGCTTTGACGAGATGGATATAAAATATTTGGAAATTTTATTTGACGCCAAGCACCGTGCCTTGGGGCTTAGCACGATCGCGGCGGCGCTTAGCGAGGATGAGGGCACGATCGAGGATGTCATCGAGCCCTATCTGCTCGCTAACGGCTACATCGAAAAAACAGCCAAAGGCCGCATCGCAACCGATAAGGCGCGCGAGGCGCTCGGTCGCGTGCTAAAGACCGCGGAGAGAAATCTGTTTGAGGAGTGA
- the panB gene encoding 3-methyl-2-oxobutanoate hydroxymethyltransferase, protein MSKITLSKLYEMKKSGEKIVMITAYDALFAKIFDDEVDMVLVGDSLNMSFGGHSETLGASVEQMIYHARAVRRGLKRAYMVVDMPFCSCATPELALQNCAKVYESTGCDAVKIEGGAHMADTVALLNRNGIAVMSHIGLKPQFSRFMGGYKVSGRGEEGAREVLSDARTLTEAGAVLLLVEGTIRSVANQVALGTDVPVIGIGAGAGIDGQVLVWSDMCGFFTEFRPKFVKRYLDGAELVKGAVREYAREVKEGGFPIEEFEYKQ, encoded by the coding sequence ATGTCAAAAATCACGCTTTCTAAATTATACGAGATGAAAAAATCGGGTGAAAAGATCGTGATGATCACCGCCTATGACGCGCTTTTTGCTAAAATTTTCGACGACGAGGTCGATATGGTGCTCGTAGGCGACAGTCTAAATATGAGCTTCGGCGGGCACTCCGAGACCCTGGGCGCGAGCGTAGAGCAGATGATTTATCACGCGCGCGCCGTAAGACGGGGGCTAAAGCGAGCATATATGGTCGTGGATATGCCGTTTTGCTCGTGCGCGACGCCAGAGCTCGCGCTGCAAAACTGCGCCAAAGTCTATGAGAGTACCGGCTGTGACGCCGTTAAGATCGAAGGCGGCGCGCATATGGCGGATACCGTGGCGCTGCTTAATCGAAACGGTATCGCCGTGATGAGCCACATCGGGCTTAAGCCGCAGTTTTCGCGCTTTATGGGCGGCTATAAGGTAAGCGGGCGCGGAGAGGAGGGCGCGCGCGAGGTCTTAAGCGACGCCAGAACGCTTACAGAAGCGGGTGCGGTGCTGCTGCTGGTCGAGGGGACGATCCGCTCGGTCGCAAATCAAGTAGCGCTCGGCACCGACGTGCCCGTCATCGGCATCGGCGCTGGCGCGGGCATAGACGGACAGGTGCTCGTGTGGAGCGATATGTGTGGATTTTTTACGGAGTTTCGGCCGAAATTCGTTAAGCGCTATCTAGACGGCGCCGAGCTGGTAAAAGGCGCGGTGCGCGAATACGCGCGCGAAGTCAAAGAGGGGGGCTTCCCGATCGAGGAGTTTGAATACAAGCAATAG
- the imm40 gene encoding Imm40 family immunity protein, translated as MSFIDEDYVNIVPQDLLERGIRLREELGFYEIAWKFDDVMEVLKITKSKDMVILGGDVYRLSGNKPIITGDGWYTNKGDDDAFEVAIEYITKYRARNGDDFAYCPVISPGQVPK; from the coding sequence GTGTCATTTATAGATGAAGATTACGTAAATATCGTACCGCAAGATCTGCTAGAGCGCGGTATTCGCTTAAGAGAGGAGCTCGGTTTTTATGAAATCGCTTGGAAATTCGACGATGTAATGGAGGTGCTTAAAATCACAAAAAGTAAAGATATGGTTATCCTCGGAGGAGATGTATATCGCTTAAGCGGTAATAAGCCCATAATCACAGGCGATGGCTGGTACACGAACAAGGGAGATGACGATGCATTCGAAGTAGCGATCGAATATATCACTAAGTATCGCGCTAGAAACGGAGATGACTTTGCATATTGCCCAGTCATTAGCCCTGGGCAGGTGCCTAAATGA
- a CDS encoding MerR family transcriptional regulator codes for MTLKEVSQLTGIPYQTLLGWERAGGYRRNLVRFLKSCDRATLENHFVEASSDMVVQNGDVVVVEKNGSFSIATYPADGKIISILQKFNKN; via the coding sequence ATGACGCTCAAAGAAGTATCACAGCTTACGGGTATTCCGTATCAGACTTTGTTGGGTTGGGAAAGAGCTGGCGGTTATCGTCGGAATTTGGTTCGATTTTTGAAAAGTTGTGATCGTGCTACGCTTGAAAATCATTTCGTCGAAGCTTCGTCTGACATGGTAGTTCAAAATGGGGATGTCGTAGTTGTCGAAAAAAATGGCAGCTTTTCTATTGCTACCTATCCTGCTGATGGAAAAATTATTTCTATCTTGCAGAAATTTAATAAAAATTAA
- a CDS encoding restriction endonuclease, whose translation MIFLILATICAFIILILFSTLNTEKNTKIGNYTITNYKRTKKQEQCNKYIQENKNLIKQDKQTDLYEIYKQIKIENITKQKMISKRKKGTEYELYIAKYFRNEGYKIYMNGLNNGKKDDGIDVICHKDKETILIQCKNWKYPIEQKDIRAFIGDCHVYINKNAAFLRNRKIRKIFITSNEETKKAVELYVKENQAEVEYITIPMFD comes from the coding sequence ATGATATTTTTAATTTTAGCGACAATATGTGCTTTTATTATTTTAATATTATTTTCAACATTGAACACAGAAAAAAACACAAAAATAGGGAATTATACAATTACAAATTATAAAAGAACAAAAAAGCAAGAACAATGCAATAAATACATACAAGAAAATAAAAATTTAATAAAGCAAGATAAGCAAACCGATCTTTATGAAATTTATAAACAAATAAAAATTGAAAATATAACAAAACAAAAAATGATATCAAAACGTAAAAAAGGCACAGAATATGAACTTTATATAGCAAAATATTTTAGAAACGAGGGTTATAAAATTTATATGAATGGATTAAATAACGGCAAAAAAGATGATGGAATCGACGTAATATGCCACAAAGATAAAGAAACGATACTAATACAATGTAAAAACTGGAAATATCCAATAGAACAAAAAGACATAAGAGCCTTTATAGGGGACTGCCACGTATACATAAATAAAAACGCCGCATTCTTAAGAAATAGAAAAATAAGGAAAATTTTTATAACTTCCAATGAAGAAACTAAAAAAGCCGTTGAACTATACGTTAAAGAAAATCAAGCAGAAGTAGAGTATATAACAATACCTATGTTTGATTAA
- a CDS encoding helix-turn-helix domain-containing protein, whose protein sequence is MTNAEIAKKLKIAEKTIYNWRKNRKELFEILELGIKIQESQKNIEYVNNTYKELINLYKKLNEKEQEYYITDIKARILKKEIDK, encoded by the coding sequence ATGACAAATGCAGAAATTGCGAAAAAACTAAAAATAGCAGAAAAGACTATATATAATTGGCGCAAAAATAGAAAAGAATTATTTGAAATTCTCGAACTAGGCATAAAAATTCAAGAAAGTCAAAAAAATATAGAATATGTAAATAATACATATAAAGAACTTATAAACTTATACAAAAAACTAAACGAAAAAGAACAAGAATATTATATTACCGACATAAAAGCAAGAATTTTAAAAAAGGAAATCGATAAATAA
- a CDS encoding zonular occludens toxin domain-containing protein, translated as MITYIVGNPGSGKTYYSVFKIYQLFIFKPKDTFLSKVIKPEKQKEYLYCYTNINGFKFDLDNKFIKFDYEKFYSDLEVLYLLYMDKVGDDVLNEKAKELNLHNVLIILDEAHNFLKAKEDSILVWWLTYHRHLYQDIMLITQDLSLISNEYKRIAEHFVKAVDSSKRLFKNKFRYMLYGSYKMYQKDVMQKFHVPYLKEVFNLYHSGQNASQKSFVRKFLYVSLFLFITLSIYFYFFVKSFNSDESADSSAPAPDTQSNQPIETASGNSTKALFNASNPNPNEPPIGYIYQIYCFYDRCSIQNGTYDHFDQRYLNFIFLRSPPKFNVRSFKGKGITYFFVGFDKPVFDNLKKEELNEKSSFSSAIYSK; from the coding sequence ATGATAACTTACATCGTCGGCAATCCTGGTAGCGGTAAAACATATTACTCAGTTTTTAAAATTTATCAGCTTTTTATTTTTAAGCCAAAGGATACTTTCCTATCAAAGGTTATTAAGCCTGAGAAGCAGAAAGAATATTTATATTGCTATACCAATATTAACGGCTTTAAATTTGATCTAGATAATAAATTTATAAAATTCGACTATGAAAAGTTTTACTCTGATCTTGAAGTCCTATATCTGCTTTATATGGATAAGGTGGGCGATGATGTTCTAAACGAAAAAGCTAAAGAGTTAAATTTACACAATGTCTTAATAATCCTCGATGAGGCTCATAATTTCTTAAAAGCTAAAGAGGATAGCATTTTGGTTTGGTGGCTTACCTATCATCGCCATTTATACCAAGATATTATGCTTATTACGCAAGATTTATCGCTTATAAGTAACGAATATAAACGTATAGCTGAACATTTTGTTAAAGCCGTAGATAGCTCTAAGCGCCTATTCAAAAATAAATTTAGATATATGCTTTACGGCTCTTACAAAATGTATCAAAAAGACGTTATGCAAAAATTTCACGTTCCGTATTTGAAAGAGGTTTTTAATCTCTATCATTCGGGGCAAAACGCTTCTCAAAAATCTTTTGTCCGTAAATTTCTTTATGTATCGTTATTTTTGTTTATCACTCTATCTATATACTTTTATTTCTTTGTGAAAAGTTTCAATTCTGATGAATCCGCTGATTCCTCTGCTCCCGCCCCCGATACCCAATCCAATCAACCTATCGAAACCGCAAGCGGTAACAGCACTAAAGCTTTATTCAACGCCTCTAATCCAAATCCTAATGAACCTCCTATCGGCTACATTTACCAAATTTATTGTTTTTACGATCGTTGTTCCATTCAAAACGGCACTTACGATCACTTTGATCAGAGATACTTAAATTTCATCTTTTTGCGCTCCCCGCCTAAATTTAATGTGCGCTCGTTTAAAGGTAAAGGTATTACGTATTTCTTTGTTGGCTTTGATAAGCCCGTTTTCGATAACCTAAAGAAGGAAGAGTTAAATGAAAAAAGTTCTTTTTCTAGTGCTATTTATTCTAAGTAG